In Mycobacteriales bacterium, a single genomic region encodes these proteins:
- a CDS encoding indolepyruvate ferredoxin oxidoreductase family protein, which translates to MTALDDRPTGDGTARHRYTPADRYVPGARPVLLTGVQSIARLLVEQHVRDTRAGRRTASLVSGYPGSPLGGLDKLLHSLPELKRDHGVHLVPGLNEELGATAVWGSQQVPGTQSVDGVVGVWYGKGPGVDRSGDAFRHGNTYGANPTGGVLVMAGDDPGAKSSTVPCTSERTLASFGMPVLTPRNGEELITFGLHGVALSRLSGCWVGVKVLADVADGLWTVDRDFQAVDITVPEVEWNGRPWTYSQLLMKDPRDSVVAEAALVGPRWAAVEAFGAANALDEITHDTPGAWLGIASTGTAYDATMQALQDLGITDPAAVGIRVLRVGMPYPLGAALVRRFATGLETLLVVEEKTSFLESQLKDVLYGVTGAPAIHGKRGPDGRLLVPADGQVSADRLDGPLRSLLGDRVQLAPRRSGPRTQLSLSPVKRTPYFCSGCPHNRSTPVPEGSLAGGGIGCHTMVTLTERPDQSVLGLTQMGGEGAQWIGQSPFTDVDHVFQNVGDGTFAHSAQLSVQFCVAAGVNITYKLLYNAVVAMTGAQNAEGGLTVPKLTEKLMAEGVAQIVVVSDEPKKHKRSRLAPGVTVRHRDDMDEVQKELREVKGVTVLIYDQQCANEARRLRKRGKQEIRTTRVVIDEAVCEGCGDCGQKSNCLSVQPVDTELGRKTRIDQTTCNTDYSCLLGDCPSFLTVQAAPPKPGAKKAKRVAPEAPAVVDPVLATSADVFLAGIGGTGIVTVNQLLATAGLRSDLDTTGLSGLDQVGLSQKAGPVTSHLRVGDRGPANRVGHATADVVLAFDALVMADPKNLAVCSPEFTIAVVSTSETPTGTQVADAQAPKTDVPGQVRRIREAVVKVVEIDALGASEVLFGSTAPANLLLVGAAFQLGVLPFSAAAIEEAIELNGVAVAANVAAFRWGRVAVADGPAFADATRPAGAARAPRTFDLGSSPLEGETRRLVEVRAQLLLEHSGKAAARDYVAVVERAFAAERQVTTDSSYSQAVARGVAHLAAYKDEYEVARLLTRPELLEQVQVQVPGATKVTYNLHPPALRSMGMDRKLKLGAWSRPALRLTAKAKVLRGTPFDPFGRAHVRKVERELLASHTELVERLTRDLSSESYATAVAAAGASELVRGYEDVKLAGVERYRAALVDLGLQPGA; encoded by the coding sequence GTGACGGCCCTCGACGACCGCCCCACCGGCGACGGCACCGCCCGCCACCGCTACACCCCCGCCGACCGCTACGTCCCCGGCGCCCGCCCCGTGCTGCTCACCGGTGTGCAGTCGATCGCGCGCCTGCTCGTCGAGCAGCACGTCCGCGACACCCGCGCGGGTCGGCGTACGGCGTCCCTGGTCTCGGGCTACCCCGGATCCCCGCTCGGTGGCCTCGACAAGCTGCTGCACTCGCTTCCCGAGCTCAAGCGCGACCACGGCGTGCACCTCGTGCCGGGCCTCAACGAGGAGCTCGGCGCGACCGCGGTGTGGGGCAGCCAGCAGGTCCCGGGCACGCAGAGCGTCGACGGGGTCGTCGGGGTCTGGTACGGCAAGGGCCCGGGTGTCGACCGCTCCGGCGACGCCTTCCGCCACGGCAACACCTACGGCGCCAACCCCACCGGCGGCGTGCTCGTCATGGCCGGCGACGACCCCGGCGCGAAGTCGAGCACCGTGCCGTGCACCAGCGAGCGGACCCTCGCGTCGTTCGGCATGCCGGTGTTGACCCCCCGCAACGGCGAGGAGCTCATCACCTTCGGCCTGCACGGCGTCGCCCTCAGCCGGCTGTCCGGCTGCTGGGTCGGCGTGAAGGTGCTCGCCGACGTGGCCGACGGCCTGTGGACCGTCGACCGCGACTTCCAGGCCGTCGACATCACCGTGCCCGAGGTCGAGTGGAACGGCCGGCCCTGGACCTACAGCCAGCTGCTCATGAAGGACCCGCGCGACTCCGTCGTCGCCGAGGCCGCGCTGGTCGGCCCGCGCTGGGCGGCGGTCGAGGCCTTCGGTGCCGCCAACGCCCTCGACGAGATCACCCACGACACCCCGGGCGCGTGGCTCGGTATCGCCTCGACCGGCACCGCCTACGACGCGACGATGCAGGCGCTGCAGGACCTCGGCATCACCGACCCGGCCGCGGTCGGCATCCGGGTGCTGCGCGTCGGCATGCCCTACCCGCTCGGCGCGGCCCTCGTCCGTCGCTTCGCGACCGGCCTCGAGACGCTGCTCGTGGTGGAGGAGAAGACGTCGTTCCTCGAGTCCCAGCTCAAGGACGTGCTGTACGGCGTGACCGGTGCGCCGGCGATCCACGGCAAGCGCGGCCCCGACGGCCGACTGCTCGTGCCCGCCGACGGCCAGGTCTCGGCCGACCGTCTCGACGGCCCGCTGCGCTCGCTGCTCGGTGACCGCGTGCAGCTCGCCCCCCGCCGGTCCGGTCCCCGCACCCAGCTGTCGCTGTCGCCGGTGAAGCGCACCCCCTACTTCTGCTCCGGCTGCCCGCACAACCGCTCCACCCCGGTGCCCGAGGGCTCGCTGGCCGGCGGTGGCATCGGCTGCCACACGATGGTGACGCTGACCGAGCGCCCCGACCAGTCGGTCCTCGGCCTGACCCAGATGGGCGGTGAGGGCGCGCAGTGGATCGGGCAGTCGCCCTTCACCGACGTCGACCACGTCTTCCAGAACGTCGGGGACGGCACCTTCGCCCACAGCGCCCAGCTGTCGGTGCAGTTCTGCGTCGCCGCGGGCGTCAACATCACCTACAAGCTGCTCTACAACGCCGTCGTCGCGATGACCGGTGCGCAGAACGCCGAGGGCGGCCTGACCGTCCCGAAGCTCACCGAGAAGCTCATGGCCGAGGGCGTCGCGCAGATCGTGGTCGTGAGCGACGAGCCCAAGAAGCACAAGCGCTCGCGGCTCGCGCCCGGCGTCACGGTGCGCCACCGCGACGACATGGACGAGGTGCAGAAGGAGCTGCGCGAGGTGAAGGGCGTGACCGTCCTCATCTACGACCAGCAGTGCGCCAACGAGGCCCGCCGGCTGCGCAAGCGCGGCAAGCAGGAGATCCGCACGACCCGCGTCGTCATCGACGAGGCGGTCTGCGAGGGCTGCGGCGACTGCGGCCAGAAGAGCAACTGCCTGTCGGTGCAGCCGGTCGACACCGAGCTCGGTCGTAAGACCCGCATCGACCAGACCACCTGCAACACCGACTACTCCTGCCTGCTCGGCGACTGCCCGTCCTTCCTCACCGTGCAGGCCGCGCCCCCGAAGCCGGGAGCCAAGAAGGCCAAGCGCGTCGCGCCCGAGGCGCCCGCTGTCGTCGACCCGGTCCTCGCCACCTCGGCCGACGTCTTCCTCGCCGGCATCGGCGGCACCGGCATCGTCACGGTCAACCAGCTGCTCGCGACCGCCGGCCTGCGCAGCGACCTCGACACCACAGGCCTGTCGGGCCTCGACCAGGTCGGCCTGTCGCAGAAGGCCGGCCCGGTGACGTCGCACCTGCGGGTCGGCGACCGCGGCCCGGCCAACCGGGTCGGGCACGCCACCGCCGACGTGGTGCTGGCCTTCGACGCCCTCGTCATGGCCGACCCGAAGAACCTCGCGGTCTGCTCGCCGGAGTTCACCATCGCGGTCGTCTCCACCTCCGAGACCCCGACCGGCACCCAGGTCGCGGACGCGCAGGCACCCAAGACCGACGTCCCCGGTCAGGTCCGGCGCATCCGCGAGGCCGTCGTGAAGGTCGTCGAGATCGACGCCCTCGGCGCGTCGGAGGTCCTCTTCGGCTCGACCGCCCCGGCCAACCTGCTGCTCGTCGGCGCGGCCTTCCAGCTCGGCGTCCTGCCCTTCAGCGCGGCCGCGATCGAGGAGGCCATCGAGCTCAACGGCGTCGCGGTCGCCGCCAACGTCGCGGCCTTCCGCTGGGGTCGGGTCGCCGTCGCCGACGGTCCCGCCTTCGCCGACGCGACCCGGCCGGCCGGTGCCGCCCGCGCCCCCCGGACCTTCGACCTGGGCTCCTCGCCGCTCGAGGGCGAGACCCGCCGCCTGGTCGAGGTCCGCGCGCAGCTGCTGCTCGAGCACTCCGGCAAGGCCGCGGCCCGCGACTACGTCGCGGTCGTCGAGCGGGCCTTCGCGGCCGAGCGGCAGGTCACCACCGACTCGTCGTACTCCCAGGCCGTGGCTCGTGGCGTCGCGCACCTCGCGGCCTACAAGGACGAGTACGAGGTGGCCCGGCTGCTGACCCGCCCGGAGCTGCTGGAGCAGGTCCAGGTGCAGGTGCCCGGGGCGACCAAGGTGACCTACAACCTGCACCCGCCGGCGCTGCGCTCGATGGGCATGGACCGCAAGCTCAAGCTCGGCGCGTGGTCCCGACCGGCGCTGCGACTCACGGCCAAGGCCAAGGTCCTGCGTGGCACCCCGTTCGACCCCTTCGGTCGCGCCCACGTCCGCAAGGTCGAGCGCGAGCTGCTTGCGTCGCACACCGAGCTCGTGGAGCGGCTCACCCGCGACCTGAGCTCCGAGTCCTACGCGACCGCCGTCGCGGCGGCCGGGGCGTCGGAGCTCGTGCGCGGCTACGAGGACGTCAAGCTGGCCGGGGTCGAGCGCTACCGCGCGGCACTGGTCGACCTGGGCCTCCAGCCGGGCGCGTGA
- a CDS encoding Lrp/AsnC family transcriptional regulator: MFTPDAVDAAILQALVADPRLTVSELAERAGVVRNTAQSRLERLHREGVLGGNDRGVDLRELGWSVAAIVAISLRHAEMEQACAALAEIPAVLLVEEVAGSTGDLLVRVAARSTDDLQQVVHQILSSPGVVSTTTQVVLKTRIPYRVAPLLAEGHPVSKQPNV; encoded by the coding sequence GTGTTCACCCCCGACGCGGTCGACGCGGCGATCCTGCAGGCGCTCGTCGCCGACCCGCGGCTGACGGTGAGCGAGCTGGCCGAGCGGGCGGGCGTCGTGCGCAACACCGCGCAGTCGCGGCTCGAGCGGCTGCACCGCGAGGGCGTCCTCGGCGGCAACGACCGCGGGGTGGACCTGCGCGAGCTCGGCTGGTCGGTCGCCGCGATCGTCGCGATCTCGCTGCGCCACGCCGAGATGGAGCAGGCCTGCGCGGCGCTCGCCGAGATCCCGGCGGTGCTGCTCGTCGAAGAGGTCGCCGGCTCGACCGGGGACCTGCTGGTCCGGGTCGCGGCCCGCTCCACCGACGACCTTCAGCAGGTCGTCCACCAGATCCTGTCGAGCCCGGGCGTGGTGTCCACGACGACCCAGGTCGTGCTGAAGACCCGCATCCCCTACCGCGTGGCGCCGTTGCTGGCGGAGGGTCACCCGGTGAGCAAGCAGCCCAACGTCTGA